From a region of the Candidatus Brocadia sp. genome:
- the dapA gene encoding 4-hydroxy-tetrahydrodipicolinate synthase yields MFNGSYVALVTPFKNGQVDYQKLKELVEFHVKNGTQGIVPCGTTGESATLSFDEHEQMIGEVVTMVAGRIQVLAGAGSNNTMEALQLTKQAKKVGADGALLITPYYNKPTQEGLYRHYKLIAEAVDIPIVLYNVPSRTGISILPETVARLAEIKNIVGIKEASGSIDQTTQILQLCNITVLSGDDSLTLPIMSVGGKGVISVVANVVPADTAALTRHCLEGNFEEARKCHHKLFPLCKSMFIETNPIPVKTAMRILGRINGELRLPLCDMTKEHESQLTGALKKYGLVS; encoded by the coding sequence ATGTTCAATGGCTCGTATGTGGCATTAGTAACGCCTTTTAAGAATGGGCAAGTCGACTACCAAAAGCTGAAAGAGCTTGTCGAATTTCACGTTAAAAATGGGACACAAGGAATTGTTCCCTGTGGGACAACAGGTGAATCTGCCACCCTCTCGTTTGACGAACACGAACAGATGATTGGGGAGGTTGTTACTATGGTCGCCGGGCGGATACAGGTTCTGGCTGGCGCCGGTTCAAATAATACCATGGAAGCGTTACAGCTGACCAAACAGGCAAAAAAGGTTGGCGCCGACGGAGCGCTGCTCATCACGCCATACTATAATAAGCCCACCCAGGAGGGGCTCTACCGGCATTACAAACTCATTGCAGAGGCGGTCGATATTCCGATTGTTCTGTACAATGTTCCGTCCAGGACGGGTATATCTATTCTTCCCGAGACGGTAGCAAGGCTTGCTGAAATCAAAAATATCGTCGGAATTAAAGAGGCCAGCGGAAGCATTGATCAAACGACCCAGATATTGCAGCTTTGTAACATTACGGTTCTGTCAGGGGACGACTCCCTTACCCTGCCTATTATGTCTGTTGGAGGGAAAGGAGTCATATCCGTTGTGGCCAATGTCGTTCCGGCAGATACGGCTGCGCTAACCCGTCATTGTCTCGAAGGAAATTTTGAAGAAGCAAGAAAGTGTCACCACAAACTCTTTCCCCTGTGCAAAAGTATGTTCATTGAGACCAATCCAATACCGGTAAAAACTGCAATGCGCATACTGGGAAGGATAAACGGAGAACTGCGTTTGCCTCTCTGTGACATGACCAAAGAGCATGAAAGCCAGTTAACGGGTGCGTTGAAAAAATACGGACTCGTGTCCTGA
- a CDS encoding sterol desaturase family protein, with protein MNMSAFVLSHEVLIRLGAFFGVLAIMTLWELIAPRRTLTAPKMLRWMNNLGITFLNSFLLRIIFPAAAAGMATFAQKHGWGIFNYFRLPHSMVVVVSVIIMDFAIYLQHVMFHAVPVFWRMHRMHHADPDIDVTTGVRFHPFEIILSMLIKFAVIAALGTPVLAVVVFEVTLNATSLFNHGNVRILRSVDSVLRWFMVTPDMHRVHHSMEGYETNSNFGFNLPWWDRWLGTYRAQPRMGHEGMAIGLRDFQDTKRCITLPGMLAIPFIGKVTAYAITSRTWEESKDGH; from the coding sequence ATGAACATGAGTGCGTTTGTCTTGAGCCATGAGGTTCTCATTCGTCTCGGCGCTTTTTTTGGTGTCTTAGCGATTATGACCCTGTGGGAGCTGATAGCGCCCAGGCGGACGCTCACGGCCCCGAAGATGCTTCGCTGGATGAACAATCTCGGTATCACATTCCTGAACAGTTTTCTGTTGCGCATCATCTTTCCCGCTGCGGCTGCGGGCATGGCGACATTTGCTCAAAAGCACGGCTGGGGCATTTTCAATTACTTCCGGTTACCGCACAGTATGGTTGTCGTGGTATCGGTAATAATCATGGACTTCGCTATCTATCTGCAGCACGTGATGTTTCATGCAGTCCCTGTTTTCTGGCGAATGCACCGCATGCACCATGCTGATCCGGACATTGACGTCACCACGGGTGTGCGGTTTCACCCCTTCGAGATCATCCTCTCCATGCTGATTAAATTTGCGGTAATTGCAGCGCTGGGGACACCCGTGCTTGCGGTAGTCGTATTTGAGGTGACACTCAATGCGACGTCCCTGTTCAACCACGGTAATGTGCGCATCCTGCGCAGCGTAGACTCCGTGCTACGCTGGTTCATGGTAACACCCGACATGCACCGGGTGCACCACTCAATGGAGGGTTACGAGACCAACAGCAACTTCGGTTTCAACCTGCCATGGTGGGACCGCTGGTTAGGCACCTACCGGGCACAGCCGCGCATGGGTCACGAAGGCATGGCCATCGGTCTCAGGGATTTCCAGGACACAAAGCGCTGTATAACTCTGCCTGGCATGCTGGCAATTCCCTTCATTGGCAAGGTCACAGCCTATGCAATCACAAGTCGCACATGGGAGGAATCAAAAGATGGCCATTAA
- the amrS gene encoding AmmeMemoRadiSam system radical SAM enzyme, with translation MKEAMFFEKLGDDKVKCYLCRHHCIINEGKKGICRVRENRAGTLYSLVYRKLISENIDPIEKKPLFHFYPGSTALSVATVGCNFRCMNCQNYEISQLPEDQDSIAGKDIAPEKIVEDAVRNQCKSIAYTYTEPTIFFEYAYEIAKIASQQSVKNVFVTNGYITREALATIKPYLHAVNIDLKSFSSQTYKKIYGAQLEQVLDGIRSYKEMGIWIEITTLIIPEINDSASELRQIAGFIKSVGPEIPWHVSRFYPRYRLMGKPPTPVDTLKMARNIGLEVGLRYVYEGNVPGEGGENTYCYHCKRLLIKRYGYQILENDIVNLRCPSCNTTIDGIGI, from the coding sequence ATGAAAGAAGCAATGTTTTTTGAAAAACTTGGGGACGATAAGGTAAAATGCTATCTTTGTCGTCACCATTGTATTATCAATGAAGGCAAAAAAGGTATTTGCCGGGTCAGGGAAAACCGTGCGGGAACACTCTATTCACTTGTCTATAGAAAACTTATCTCTGAAAATATAGACCCGATTGAAAAGAAGCCTCTCTTTCACTTTTATCCTGGCAGTACCGCACTTTCTGTGGCAACGGTAGGATGCAATTTCAGGTGCATGAACTGCCAAAATTATGAAATATCCCAATTGCCAGAAGATCAAGACTCTATTGCAGGCAAAGACATTGCACCAGAAAAGATTGTTGAGGATGCCGTCCGTAATCAGTGTAAAAGTATTGCATATACGTATACTGAACCCACAATTTTTTTTGAGTATGCATACGAAATTGCAAAAATAGCGTCACAACAATCTGTCAAAAACGTATTCGTAACAAATGGGTATATAACACGCGAAGCCTTAGCAACAATAAAGCCGTATCTTCATGCAGTTAATATTGACTTAAAAAGCTTCTCCAGCCAAACATATAAAAAAATCTACGGCGCTCAGCTGGAGCAGGTGCTTGATGGTATCCGTTCTTATAAAGAAATGGGAATCTGGATAGAAATTACCACCCTGATCATTCCAGAAATTAACGATTCAGCATCGGAATTGCGACAGATTGCTGGGTTTATAAAGAGTGTTGGGCCCGAGATCCCCTGGCATGTGAGTCGTTTTTACCCGCGGTACCGGCTCATGGGAAAACCGCCAACGCCGGTAGATACGTTAAAAATGGCTCGTAATATAGGTCTTGAGGTAGGTCTCCGTTATGTCTACGAAGGGAATGTTCCTGGCGAAGGCGGTGAAAATACCTATTGCTACCATTGTAAAAGGCTCCTTATCAAAAGATACGGATACCAGATCCTCGAAAACGACATCGTCAATCTAAGGTGTCCATCATGCAACACAACCATCGACGGAATTGGTATATAG
- a CDS encoding universal stress protein: MIVLKKILCPVDHSECSYLALKYAISLALKDEAQLYLMHVIDVRLYDTEIYKFSPYKLNEIDLNKTREDLIKSLPEGTSDVLNVETIVVKGVPFQEIITAAASINADIIVIGTHGRTGLSHAIMGSVAEKVVRKAPCPVLTVRMPHTMPHKD, from the coding sequence ATGATTGTATTAAAGAAAATACTATGCCCGGTAGACCACTCCGAGTGTTCGTATCTCGCCTTAAAGTACGCCATTTCACTGGCATTAAAGGACGAAGCACAATTATACCTTATGCATGTAATTGATGTGCGTTTATACGATACGGAAATTTATAAATTCAGCCCTTATAAACTTAACGAGATCGATTTGAACAAGACCAGGGAAGATCTGATAAAAAGCCTGCCGGAAGGAACCTCAGACGTTCTGAACGTAGAAACAATTGTCGTAAAAGGCGTACCCTTCCAAGAGATAATTACTGCAGCAGCCTCAATCAACGCAGATATTATTGTAATCGGCACCCATGGCAGGACCGGCCTCTCCCATGCCATTATGGGCAGCGTTGCAGAAAAAGTGGTAAGAAAAGCGCCCTGTCCGGTACTTACGGTCAGGATGCCGCACACTATGCCTCACAAAGATTAA
- a CDS encoding anaerobic ribonucleoside-triphosphate reductase, with the protein MTTAILENSMVQGDISKENIQILIEEKINAFDSAIERHEFLEIDGDILGNTPKEDCIKIINHKLECAFAIDVDSVIRQDVESVIHALETGITTRLYGVTRIVGYYSRVSNWNKSKIGELHDRHMGRYSVR; encoded by the coding sequence ATGACAACAGCAATACTGGAAAATTCTATGGTGCAGGGCGACATTAGCAAGGAAAATATACAGATATTAATAGAAGAAAAGATTAATGCCTTTGATTCAGCGATAGAAAGGCATGAATTTCTAGAGATAGATGGAGATATTCTGGGAAATACCCCGAAAGAAGATTGTATAAAGATTATTAACCATAAACTGGAATGCGCGTTTGCCATAGATGTTGATTCCGTGATTCGTCAGGATGTGGAATCAGTTATTCACGCTCTTGAGACAGGGATTACGACTCGTCTTTATGGAGTTACGCGAATAGTGGGATATTACAGCAGGGTATCTAACTGGAACAAATCAAAAATTGGTGAACTACATGACAGACATATGGGAAGGTATTCAGTCCGGTAA
- a CDS encoding ISNCY family transposase, whose amino-acid sequence MRKRFEQQLKLGIIPISGVKLPIKSRDELPPILRALQHIYVTPELNEEVFRILEAKVTKGKKKTGRYGMDLWHILVLSVVRLGLDADYDRLEDFANHHKLIRQIMGVETAFGEAKVFSMQSIKDNIRLLDEETLRQINEVVISSGHQLVKKKDEGLCIKVDTYVLETNVHFPTDMNLLWDAGRKSLDMIEDAIEEGILAGKGWRKSKYWRRELKKLMRISAKASSSGGKNKEEHVRSYLELSRGLSEKIGASLLAIYEKVLTTNQVDKHAGKIGTLEYFHGMLNKQIDLVERRVIRDEVIPAAEKVHSLFEPHTEWLYKGKSNKRVELGHNILVASDQWGFIVDHVVGEKQADVSLVIPLADRLLSRYGEGTIKSISFDKGFYKKENKELLSLYIPEVILPKKGKKNKAEQEEESGKTFKKLRHKHSAVESDINRLEHHGLDRCPDKGLHAFKRYCAMGVLAANLHKLGNVLQEKARKQCEKLRKAA is encoded by the coding sequence ATGAGAAAGAGATTTGAGCAGCAATTGAAGCTTGGCATCATACCCATTTCAGGGGTAAAACTGCCAATAAAGAGTCGAGATGAGCTACCACCGATACTGAGGGCGTTGCAACATATCTATGTTACACCGGAGTTGAACGAGGAGGTATTCCGGATATTAGAGGCGAAGGTAACGAAGGGGAAGAAAAAGACGGGAAGATATGGGATGGATTTATGGCATATTTTGGTGTTGTCGGTGGTAAGATTAGGGTTAGATGCCGATTATGACAGGTTGGAGGATTTTGCCAACCATCACAAACTTATCAGGCAGATAATGGGGGTTGAGACGGCATTTGGAGAGGCGAAGGTTTTTTCGATGCAGAGCATCAAGGACAATATAAGATTGTTGGATGAGGAGACCCTCAGGCAGATAAATGAAGTGGTGATATCATCGGGGCATCAGTTGGTTAAAAAAAAGGACGAAGGACTGTGTATTAAGGTGGATACGTATGTGTTAGAGACGAATGTACACTTTCCGACCGATATGAATTTATTGTGGGATGCGGGACGCAAGAGTCTGGACATGATAGAGGATGCAATAGAGGAAGGCATCCTGGCGGGGAAAGGATGGCGCAAGAGCAAATATTGGAGGAGAGAGTTAAAAAAGCTGATGAGGATAAGCGCAAAGGCGTCAAGCAGCGGGGGGAAAAACAAGGAAGAGCATGTGAGGAGTTACTTGGAATTATCGAGGGGTTTGAGTGAAAAGATAGGAGCGAGTCTGTTAGCCATCTACGAAAAGGTGCTAACGACGAACCAGGTAGACAAGCATGCAGGGAAAATAGGGACACTGGAGTATTTTCACGGGATGTTGAATAAACAGATAGACCTGGTGGAGAGAAGGGTGATCCGGGATGAGGTAATACCGGCGGCAGAAAAGGTTCATTCGTTGTTTGAGCCGCATACGGAGTGGCTGTACAAAGGCAAGTCAAACAAAAGGGTAGAGTTGGGACATAATATTCTGGTAGCAAGCGATCAGTGGGGTTTCATCGTGGACCATGTGGTAGGAGAAAAACAGGCGGATGTATCGTTGGTAATTCCATTGGCAGATAGGTTGTTGAGCCGTTACGGAGAAGGCACAATAAAGAGTATAAGTTTTGATAAAGGTTTTTACAAGAAAGAGAATAAAGAGTTGCTGAGTTTGTATATACCAGAGGTAATCCTTCCCAAGAAGGGCAAGAAGAATAAGGCGGAACAGGAAGAGGAATCGGGTAAGACATTTAAGAAGCTAAGGCACAAGCACTCGGCGGTAGAATCGGATATCAATCGTTTGGAGCATCACGGCTTGGATAGGTGTCCGGACAAAGGGCTGCATGCCTTTAAAAGATATTGTGCAATGGGCGTGTTAGCTGCGAATTTGCACAAGCTGGGAAACGTGCTGCAGGAGAAGGCACGGAAGCAGTGCGAAAAGTTGCGAAAAGCCGCCTAA